One stretch of Cheilinus undulatus linkage group 5, ASM1832078v1, whole genome shotgun sequence DNA includes these proteins:
- the si:ch211-102c2.8 gene encoding trichohyalin — protein sequence MNQWRRRCRSDRRSEKMQSDCAKMKERLSTLQQKCQNEEEKLQLKKTQLKDVELSLSELQQRRKHTLQELEQVTTETAKMEREKRRLEIVLRDYRAQKDSISYKLQDLMRQKKASAVESRVVMSVLEREEMDRQLDMAKTELFAEQRRSREKLESMQEKLEETREELQRATEAERLLRTRCACLEEEQRQKKDQTEGELGECRIRVGTLEKMLAQRELQLLDLKEQHGALKEERNGLKGELQYLESRHSDELKEAKEQVQRMSVSKQKEAEWANTLKEQAASLTRHIESLKTTIKLKEEEVRKLIDSLEQQREEAKKQEEELRVEASQKEHQALEEARRKWEVEKVEAVQEQCGILEEKNRKKLESMRSEMQRERSKTSALQQKVLELKTRVQELESESSAQQREQESLLAVICKSLKEEHQAELQKIQEQMAEESRRAAQRLEQAVQLAEKESDRLRLMLKDKESSHHEITAELDKQLRQCAQELTVECQHLLLLVEQSGAKQSSVEITLSLTVTEALTNLRMLRKPLKQTISHLHQELHKQKEATEQLRKAKERELSIQRQQLRMERDQAMDSLKERLIQEHIEELSSLNLAHMHDGEAEGGAAASLRKQLRAKDLELRQVQRSMAQWKEQTAARLACRFEEEMTSELERCKIKLLRGRKTSRNQEEMQRKSGRPDRDLMSYTEEAHISVPPPSVHVAAPHSSSDVGSLKLLRYLQSKVKQLRVENQVYTSTPTSSNTVPLDLSGSYLTTITQDISGIQSLSSIRTASS from the exons ATGAATCAGTGGAGGAGGAGATGCAGATCTGACAGGAGATCAGAGAAGATGCAGTCTGATTGTGCCAAAATGAAAGAGCGGCTCTCTACACTCCAGCAA AAATGTCAGAATGAGGAGGAGAAACTGCAGCTCAAGAAGACTCAGTTAAAGGATGTTGAATTATCCCTCTCTGAACTTCAACAAAGGAGGaag CATACCTTGCAGGAGTTAGAGCAAGTGACAACAGAGACAGCAAAGAtggagagggagaagaggaggcTGGAAATTGTTCTGAGAGACTATAGAGCACAGAAGGACTCTATAAG TTACAAGCTGCAGGACTTGATGAGGCAGAAGAAAGCCAGTGCTGTTGAG TCTCGTGTGGTTATGTCAGTGCTGGAGAGGGAGGAGATGGACAGACAGCTGGACATGGCCAAAACAGAACTATTTGCTGAACAAAGACGTTCAAGAGAGAAGCTGGAGTCCATGCAAGAG AAGCTGGAGGAGACTCgtgaggagctgcagagagccaCAGAGGCAGAGAGATTATTGAGGACCAGGTGTGCTTGTCTGGAGGAGgaacagaggcagaaaaaggaTCAGACAGAG GGTGAGCTTGGTGAATGTAGAATCAGAGTGGGAACTCTGGAGAAGATGTTGGCTCAAAGGGAACTGCAGCTGCTGGATTTAAAGGAGCAGCATGGGGccttaaaagaagaaagaaatgggCTGAAGGGGGAGCTACAGTACTTAGAAAGCAGACACAGTGATGAACTGAAGGAGGCCAAAGAGCAGGTCCAAAGAATGTCG GTCAGTAAGCAGAAAGAAGCAGAGTGGGCGAACACTTTGAAAGAGCAAGCTGCCTCTCTAACACGACATATTGAGTCTTTGAAAACTACAATTAAG CTAAAAGAAGAGGAGGTGAGGAAGCTGATAGATTCTCTGGAGCAACAGAGGGAGGAGGCAaagaagcaggaagaggagctgCGTGTGGAAGCCTCACAAAAG GAGCATCAGGCACTAGAAGAGGCAAGGAGGAAATGGGAGGTAGAAAAGGTGGAAGCTGTGCAAGAGCAATGTGGCATCCTGGAAGAGAAGAACAGAAAGAAACTGGAGAGCATGAGGAGTGAGATGCAGCGAGAGAGGAGTAAAACATCTGCTCTTCAACAGAAAGTTCTGGAGCTAAAAACG AGGGTGCAGGAGTTGGAGAGTGAGAGCAGTgcacagcagagagagcaggagtCTCTGCTGGCTGTAATTTGTAAATCACTGAAGGAGGAGCACCAGGCTGAGCTGCAGAAGATACAGGAGCAGATGGCAGAG GAGAGTCGGAGGGCAGCGCAGCGGCTAGAGCAGGCTGTGCAGCTGGCAGAGAAAGAGTCTGACAGGCTGCGGCTGATGCTTAAAGACAAGGAGAGCAGCCATCATGAAATCACAGCTGAGCTGGATAAGCAGCTGAGGCAGTGTGCCCAGGAGCTCACAGTGGAGTGCCAACATCTCCTCTTGTTGGTGGAGCAGAGTGGAGCCAAACAAAGTTCTGTGGAAATCACTCTCAG TTTGACAGTAACTGAGGCTCTTACAAACCTGAGAATGCTGAGGAAGCCATTGAAGCAGACGATTAGCCACCTACACCAGGAGCTTCATAAACAGAAAGAAGCCACTGAGCAGCTGAGAAAAGCCAAG GAGAGAGAATTGAGTATACAGAGACAACAGCTGAGGATGGAGCGAGACCAGGCCATGGATTCACTAAAGGAGCGTCTCATTCAG GAGCACATTGAGGAGTTAAGCAGTCTGAACCTGGCTCACATGCATGATGGAGAAGCTGagggaggagcagcagcttcTTTACGTAAACAGCTGAGAGCCAAAGACCTGGAGCTCCGACAGGTTCAGAGGAGCATGGCTCAGTGGAAGGAGCAGACTGCAGCTCGTCTGGCATGCAGGTTCGAGGAAGAGATGACATCTGAACTGGAAAG GTGCAAGATAAAGTTGTTAAGGGGCAG gAAAACATCAAGAAATCAAGAGGAGATGCAGAGAAAATCTGGAAGACCTGACAGAGATTTGATGTCTTATACTGAG GAGGCTCATATTTCAGTCCCCCCTCCCTCTGTCCACGTTGCTGCCCCCCACAGCTCCTCAGACGTGGGGTCGTTAAAGCTCCTCCGTTACCTCCAGAGCAAAGTGAAGCAGCTCCGAGTGGAGAATCAGGTCTACACCTCTACTCCTACGTCTTCAAATACAGTCCCTTTAGATCTGTCAGGATCCTATCTTACAACA ATCACTCAAGATATATCTGGGATTCAGAGCCTCTCATCGATCAGGACAGCCTCCAGTTAA